Proteins found in one Vulgatibacter sp. genomic segment:
- the rtcA gene encoding RNA 3'-terminal phosphate cyclase: protein MSDRADIQLDGSAGEGGGQILRTALTLSVITGKPFELLRIRAGREEPGLQAQHLAAVRAAADISGALVEGDSRGSQHLLFRPAGSIRGGEHLFEIGTAGSTSLLLQTVALPLCLADQPSEVRIRGGTHVSRAPTFHDLALGWAPLLRSIGWPIDVRLVGAGFYPEGGGEVVATIGRAQPARPVDRRRRGTLTEVRVVPIVAGLHGDVAPRMGQTARTRLREAGVPSHVESMALPAGPSHGAAIAIQAIYEKIAVTFGALAEPGKPAEQVAGEAVEDFEWHHASGMALDEHLADQILLPLALASAGKQGGPTPIHRVTVTEVNRHLLTNAAVIRRFLPVEIAVFGREGEPGDIRVAPEGIGEVLPLLRSERQGEEG, encoded by the coding sequence ATGTCCGATCGCGCCGACATCCAGCTCGATGGTTCCGCAGGGGAGGGCGGGGGCCAGATCCTCCGCACCGCCCTCACGCTCTCGGTGATCACCGGCAAGCCCTTCGAGCTCCTCCGCATCCGCGCGGGCCGCGAGGAGCCGGGCCTGCAGGCACAGCACCTCGCCGCCGTCCGCGCCGCCGCCGACATCTCCGGCGCCTTGGTGGAGGGCGACAGCCGTGGCTCGCAGCACCTCCTCTTCCGTCCCGCGGGCTCCATCCGCGGCGGCGAGCACCTCTTCGAGATCGGCACCGCCGGCTCCACCTCGCTGCTGCTCCAGACCGTGGCCCTGCCGCTCTGCCTCGCCGACCAGCCCTCCGAGGTGCGGATCCGCGGCGGCACCCACGTGAGCCGGGCGCCGACCTTCCACGATCTGGCGCTGGGCTGGGCGCCGCTGCTGCGCTCGATCGGCTGGCCCATCGACGTGCGGCTCGTGGGCGCCGGCTTCTACCCGGAAGGCGGGGGCGAGGTGGTCGCCACCATCGGCAGGGCGCAGCCGGCCCGTCCCGTCGATCGGCGCCGGCGCGGCACCCTCACCGAGGTCCGGGTCGTTCCCATCGTCGCCGGCCTCCATGGCGACGTCGCCCCGCGGATGGGACAGACGGCGCGCACGCGGCTCCGCGAGGCGGGGGTGCCCTCCCACGTCGAGAGCATGGCGCTTCCTGCGGGCCCCTCCCACGGCGCGGCCATCGCGATCCAGGCGATCTACGAGAAGATCGCCGTCACCTTCGGCGCACTGGCCGAGCCGGGCAAACCGGCGGAGCAGGTGGCGGGGGAGGCGGTGGAGGATTTCGAGTGGCACCACGCCTCGGGCATGGCCCTCGACGAGCACCTCGCCGATCAGATCCTGCTGCCGCTGGCCCTCGCCTCCGCCGGCAAGCAGGGTGGCCCCACACCGATCCACCGCGTCACCGTCACCGAGGTGAACCGCCACCTCCTCACCAACGCCGCGGTGATCCGTCGCTTCCTCCCGGTGGAGATCGCCGTCTTCGGCAGGGAGGGCGAGCCCGGCGACATCCGCGTGGCGCCGGAGGGGATCGGCGAGGTACTGCCGCTGCTCCGATCCGAGCGGCAGGGGGAGGAGGGCTGA
- a CDS encoding SLC13 family permease yields MWIALGIFALTYLVILGQKIPGIPLERPSGAATGAVAMVVFGVVTPAEVYREAVNHETIVLLLGMMILAAYLAEAGFFRWASWQAIHAAKTPRRLLAGVTLVCAGLSALLVNDTVCLVVTPLVLQVVDDAELPPLPFLLAVAFGANAGSAATPTGNPQNMIVATLSGISYADFTGSLAPAAAVATGVVLLVLLWLFRRELATRHLAPTQVEPPQVDRPLLLRAGVALCGVVAAFFVGADLAWTAMAGAAFLLLVGGRAPRQVLDRVDWVLLLFFAGLFVVVHGVARSGAADAIFASIAPFATGGPWREAAVLGTTSVILSNLFSNVPFVLLAAQWIPAFSDPPLAWKVLALTSTLAGNLTIVGSVANVIVLELAGNHGRISFGRFLRYGAPVTVLGTAAGTLVLLAFR; encoded by the coding sequence ATGTGGATCGCCCTGGGCATCTTCGCCCTCACCTACCTCGTCATCCTCGGCCAGAAGATCCCCGGGATTCCGCTCGAACGCCCCTCCGGCGCCGCTACCGGCGCGGTGGCGATGGTGGTCTTCGGCGTGGTGACGCCGGCGGAGGTCTATAGGGAGGCGGTGAACCACGAGACGATCGTGCTGCTCCTCGGGATGATGATCCTCGCCGCCTACCTCGCCGAGGCGGGCTTCTTCCGCTGGGCGAGCTGGCAGGCGATCCACGCGGCGAAGACGCCGCGGCGGCTGCTCGCGGGGGTGACGCTCGTCTGCGCCGGCCTCTCGGCGCTGCTGGTGAACGACACCGTCTGCCTGGTGGTGACGCCGCTGGTGCTCCAGGTGGTGGACGACGCCGAGCTGCCGCCGCTGCCCTTCCTGCTGGCGGTGGCCTTCGGCGCCAACGCCGGCTCGGCGGCGACGCCCACGGGCAATCCGCAGAACATGATCGTCGCCACGCTCTCCGGGATCTCCTACGCGGACTTCACCGGATCGCTGGCGCCGGCAGCAGCGGTGGCCACCGGCGTCGTTCTGCTGGTGCTCCTCTGGCTCTTCCGGCGGGAGCTCGCCACGCGGCACCTCGCGCCCACGCAGGTGGAGCCGCCGCAGGTGGATCGCCCCCTGCTCCTGCGGGCAGGCGTCGCGCTCTGCGGGGTGGTCGCCGCCTTCTTCGTCGGCGCGGACCTCGCCTGGACGGCGATGGCCGGCGCCGCCTTCCTCCTCCTCGTCGGCGGCCGCGCGCCGCGGCAGGTGCTGGACCGGGTCGACTGGGTGCTGCTGCTCTTCTTCGCCGGGCTCTTCGTCGTGGTCCACGGCGTGGCGCGGAGCGGCGCAGCGGACGCGATCTTCGCCTCGATCGCCCCCTTCGCCACCGGTGGTCCGTGGCGGGAGGCGGCGGTGCTCGGCACCACCTCGGTGATCTTGAGCAACCTCTTCTCGAATGTGCCCTTCGTGCTGCTCGCCGCGCAGTGGATCCCGGCGTTCTCCGACCCGCCGCTGGCCTGGAAGGTCCTCGCCCTCACCTCGACCCTCGCCGGCAACCTCACCATCGTCGGCTCGGTGGCCAACGTGATCGTGCTCGAGCTCGCCGGGAACCACGGCAGGATCTCGTTCGGTCGCTTCCTCCGCTACGGCGCGCCGGTGACGGTGCTGGGCACCGCCGCCGGCACGCTGGTGCTGCTCGCCTTCCGCTGA